Below is a genomic region from Pyrococcus kukulkanii.
ATGGTGAAGTTGCTTATCTAATGAAGAGTGTCAAAAAGAAACACTTATTCTGGGGAGGGGCTTCCATAATAGCCACTGGGAAAATTTTACCGCCAGAAGAGTTTGCGAAGCGTTTGGACGAAGAGCCTTTCGCAAAAGCATGGGAAGCAATGAAAGACGGGTTTCTTAAGGCAGTTGCGAGTGAGCTTGCAGTTGTAAGTGATGCAAGGGAAATAATCCTTTCTGGCAGGCTTATGCGCATCGAAGAGCTTAGGAAAGATGTTAAAGACCTCTTCGAGGACAAGTTTGGCCTTCCAGTGGTTAAACTCAAGGGATTAGAAGGAAAAGCAAAGGAAGCAGCCCAGGGAAGTGCAATAATCGGCGACGGACTTGCCGGTGGAGAATTCAGGGAACTTGTCGAGCATGTGGAGATAAAGAAGAGTTATGGAAGCATTCTCGACTACGTGAAGCTTCCCTTGAATGTTTAACTTCTCCCTTTTATGTTCTAGCAAGCTTTAGCGCATCCCTACAGTCAAGAACTTCCGCATTTTCTGGAGCTCTCGGCAATACTCCCTTATTTGGAACTATAAGAAGCTTCTTTTTAGCACTGATGCTTTCAAATTTCTCTTCAGCCTTTCTGACATCCTTCTCTTTAACTTTCTCCTTCCACTTATTTTTACTAGAGCAATGCCTATCTCTAAATCAGGCATTTCAATCCTTACTGGCTGACTTTGCCAGCAGTCTTTCAAAGAACTTCTCAACGTAGTGCGATATTCTCTCCCTAAGTACCCTTTTCACCGCTTCATCTGGAGGTTCTATTCAAAGAACCCATATTTAGCATTCAGGTAATGTGCAAAATCTATCACTGGAGATAGATGTCTGTACCCGAATATCCTTTTCCTCTTTCCAAAGAGTTGTATCCGCTTAAGAATCCCCATGTTTACAAGTGTTTTAAGAAGGAGCAACTGCACTACTGGTTTCCTTTTCTATGAGTCCCCTTGAGTAGAGTTTATTAGTTATTTCTCCTGAAGTTGACTTTCCATCCGCAACGGCCTCAAGTATCGCGGAATATCTCATTGTTAACTCCCTACCCTCCTCTGTGAATGTTTCACCAATTAAACTGGGAACATTGCCCTTCAAGGTTGTCCTAAATGTTAAAAAACTCTCATCCCCAAGCTTTCAAGGGCTGGAGCCAACCAAGGCTCTTGGACAAGGACGGCAAGCTCTATTGTAGTTTTTCCACTATACCCTAAACTCACTAACGAAATTAATGGCATCCCTTGGATCAACCAAACCTAACTCCCTTAGATAGAACAACCCGAGCAGTGGACTGTTACTTCCTACAACCTCCCTGAAATAGTATCTTGTTGAAGTTATTAGAATAAGCAGGGGTCACCGAGTCTGTGGAATTCATCGATAACGATCCTTCCTCGCTCTAGGAGAAGATCCCTACCACTTGTTAATAAAATAATGAGAGTACTTAGCCCTTATCTCTGATGTAGAATGTTTCCCTGTTTTTCTTCTCCACAAACTAACAACCATCTTGCATACAAAACATCTTTAAGCTCGTATTCCTTAATTTTAAGTCTAAGTTAAAGTATCTAAGACTTAGTTTGTGCTATGCCGTCAAGAAGGACTAAAGTTATAATATAATCTTGGAAGGGATTGTCGATGTCAGGGAAAATGTACGTTAAGGTGTATAGAGTTCAAGGTGAAATCTTGGTGGCAGCATGTGATGAGGAGTTATTGGGTAAAACATTTAGAGAGGGTGAACTCAAGCTTGAGGTAAAAGAAAGATTCTACAAAGGGGAGCTTATGGACGTTGAAGAGCTAGGCAGATTATTGGAGGAAGCCACAATAGCCAACCTAACTGGCGAAAGGGTTGTTAGCAAAGCAATTGAGCTCGGTTATATAGATGAGACCAGGGTTCTCAGAATTCAGGGGGTTCCACATGCTCAGATGGCTAAAATGCTGTTCTAAATAGGGTAAAAGTAAAAACCTAAAGCTTAGCTTTTATCCCGGTCTCTTCCTCTACTTCCCTAAATCCTTTCTTTATGTACTCTGCAAGCTCAGGATCAATTTCCAGCAGTAGGGCGAGAAACTCTCCAACGTGCTCCTTCTCTTCATTAGCTACATCGTAGAAAACGTGCCTGATCTTCTCATCCTCTATTAGTTCTGCAAGCTGCTCATAGAAGCTTATAGCATCAAGCTCGGCCTCTATTGCCCAGCGCAGGGCTTGAGCTATCTCCCTCTTTGAAAGCGGCTTGTTCCTACTCAGCAGGAATGGCTTTTCGGCTAACATGGGATCACCCCCTACTACTTGAACCTTTGGCCTAATAACCCTTCACTCAACTTCTAAGTTGAAGTCCTGATAATCCATCCATATCCCAGTTTTCATCACGGAATCATATTGAGCCTTCAGCAACTCGTAGTGCTCCTCTTCTGCCTTCGCTAGTTCCTCAAATACCCTTCTAACGCTTTCTTTTTCTGCGGATTTAGCGGCATTCTCGTAGAATTCCCAAGTTAGCTTTTCCTGTTCCATTGCTATCTTGAGAGCCTCAACCTCGCTTTCTACTCCCTTAACGTTAATTATCAGTTTCTTGAGCAACTCTTTATCTACCGCCGGGAGCTTGCACTCCTCTATGGCAAATTCCAAGAATTTTTCCTCAAATGACTTTAGATGTTCAAATTCTTGGCCCGCTAGGAAGAGAAACATGTTCTTTGCTTTCTTATCCTTAACTTTTCTTGCTAGGTTTAGATAGAGTTCGAGTTCATTTTTCTCTACCTCAAGGGCAAGACCCAAAGCTTCAAGCTCGTTCATAATACTCATTCCCTCCTCAAAGCTTATTAACGTTTCAATGAAACTTCCTACATGGAAGATCTGAGAGAGGCTATTAAAAAGGCGGAGAGAATCGTCATTTGTGGGATTGGGAATGAATTGAGGAGCGATGATGCTTTTGGAGTTTTATTCGCGGAGAGACTGAAGGAAAAGGTGAGGAATGAAAATGTTTTAATCCTAAACTGTGGCGCGGTTCCGGAGAGCTTCCTGGGAAAGATAATTGAGTTTAATCCTGATTTGATAATATTCGTTGATGCAGTACACTTTAATGGAAAGCCCGGGGAATTGATTATCGCTGATCCCGAGGGAACGCTTGGAGATGCAATTTCAACCCATGGAATGCCCCTAAAAATTTTGATGAAGTTCATAAAGGAGCACATAAATGCCAAGGCAATTCTGATTGGCTGTCAGCCAAAAAGCCTGGAAATATTTGGGAAGGTTAGTAAGGAGGTTGGAGAAGCATTAGAAAAATTGCTATCCCTATTTTGCGAGGTTCTTTAAATCCTCCTTTTTATTGACGTTGAAGAAACTAACCTGCCATTCCTGGGGCAGGGCCTCTATGTTGATGTAACATACATTTGAGGAAGTTATTGCATCGTACAGCTTGTACCTACCCTCATTTATCCTCTTCCCCAGGATATCCCGGAATTCCTGGGCGTAAGCTGAGTGAAGAGGCTCAAGGTAGCCGTTGCTCCACCTGGGAACGCACGCAATTTTTCCAGAATTATTGAATTGTTCAATTATGTAATCAATGAATTCTGGAATTAAAGAAGGCATGTCCCCGCCCACAACGAAAGCATCTCCCAATGAGAGTGCAGTGAAGATCCCACTTATCGGACCCACCATCAGCTCATCAACCACGACGCTGTATCCAAGGGTTCTGAGCTTCTCGGCGTTGAACTTAGATGCAACGATCACAATTTCATCGATCAGTCTGCTCTCCTCTAACCTCTCTATAGCGTAGAGGATCAAGGGCTTTCCGTTGATCTTGAAGAGTAGCTTATCCTCCCCAAATCTTCTTGCCCTTCCTCCGGCTAGCACTGCCCCTATCATCCCCTAACTACCTCTATAGTTGTTAGGTACTTCATCCTTTTCAGGTTTTTATAGGGATCCCTTACCTCCTCGGCAAGTCTCCTGAAGTATCCCTCGGGATCGTAGGCAACCTCATGGCACTTCAAAATATCTAAGAGGGACGCATGGAAGTTCTCCATCTCTTCCAGCGTGTAGAGCTCAAAGGCAAGCTTTATGCCGAGCTCGCGCTCCACGGGATCCTTCACCTTGGTTATAAACTCTGCAAGCCTGTTTACCTTTACGGGATCCTCATGCTCCCTTAGTATCACCAGGACATCTATCTCATCGATTAGCCCCTTTAAGTGGCCTCCGTAAAAAACTATTGAGAGGACGTTGTCTCCATATACCTCGAGTATCCTCTTAACTATCTCCTCTTTCATCCTCCCAGCCCTCCTGCGACGTAGCTCTCCCATCCCTGGGCAACGGCTGGGAGTGCTATGCCCTTGAATATCCACGGGCCGACTAGTCCCAGGACTATGACCGCTATTGAAATAGCCACGACCACACCAGTCATTACCGGCATCCCTACGCTCTCCTTCTTTCCGCATCCAAGCCACAGCACCCTCATCATCTTGACATAAGCTACCAGGCTCATTATCGACGTCACAACGAGAACCCCTGCAAGTGCTGGATTCCAATCTAGGAAGGCCGTGAACAGCATGACTTTACTTGAGAACACGTTCAATGGGGGTATTCCAGCTAAACTCAGGGCTGCAACTGCGAAGGAAAACATTGCAAGCGGATTTGTCCTCCCAATTCCCGCCAAATCTCTGAGGTCTCTAGATCCGCCGATTTGGATCATTATTCCAGCGGAGAGGAATAGCAGGGATTTCGCAATGGCATGATTGAAGGTGTGGAACACTGCGGATGCCAAGGCTAAGCTACTCCCAATCCCGAGGGCCATTGACAAGTAACCCATGTGCATTATCGTCGAGTACGCTATGATCCTCTTGATGTCTGAGTGGACGTTCATCATGATCGCACCTAGGAATGCCGAAATTGCCCCCAGGATAATTAGCAGGGTTCCCAAGGACTTAACCTCGGGAAGGCCTGAGTACAGCGTGAAGTAGAGCCTCGCTATTGAGTAAATTCCCACGTTGACGACTAAACCAGAGAGAACCGCTGAAATTGGACTTGGGGCCGCTGGGTGTGCGTCTGGAAGCCAGAAGTGGTTGGGGAATATTGCCGCCTTTATCAGAAAGGCCCAAGTGGCTAGAAGGAGGATGGCAAGGGAAGCGTTGACTACATCGGAGGAGTGGACTATCTCAGCCAGCTGAGCCATGTTCAGCGTCCCGTACGTTCTATAGAGGAGGCCCATTGCGATGAAGTAGAGGGTAGTTCCGATGGCCCCTATGAAGGCGTACTTTAAGCCGGCCCTTAGGGATTGAGGATCCCTGTTGAACATTACAAGAGCATAGGCAGCGACGCTCGTTACCTCAAGCATTACGAAGAGGTTGAAGAGGTCTCCAGTATAGAGGACGCCGATCAGCCCGGCCTCGAGGCCGAGATAGAGAGTGAAGTACCAAACTTCCCCACTCTTAATGTACTCGAGGCTATAGATGGCTATGAGGAAGAGTAGTGTGGAGGTTACAAGGCCAAGGAACGCGCTCATTGTATCTACTTCATAAACTATCCCAATTGGAGCCCTCCATCCTCCGAAGGTGTACGTTAGTGGACCACCCTCGGATGATTTGAATACCTCAAACGTGAAGAGCATCGTAAGGAAGGTTCCAAGTACGGCGTACGCCTTAGCAACACTTTTTGAGAGCTTTCCAATGAGGGGCAGGGTGAACGCGAAGGCTATTGGGGTTAAAACTGCCAGGGGAATCGGGTTCATTTCCACCACCTCACTCAAAAATCTTCGAGGCGAACTTCTCAAATTCCTTGGAAATTCTTTCCCTGACCTCTTCCGGTCTGTCCGTAGTTGCATATATCCAATTCACGTAGAGGTATTCCCCATCAACGTCAACGACGACCGTTCCTGGGGTGTTTGTTATGGAGTTTGCAACGAGCATTTTTGAGTAGTCGGAGGATAAATTAACGGGAACCTTGACTATCGCAGGCTTGACGTTTCCGGTGAATATCCTAACTATCACGTTAATGTGAGCCTTAACCTCGGCAACAATCATGTACCATAGGAAGTAAATCAAAGCCCAGAGCCACCTTAACGGGTTCAGGGCCTTTCCCGGTCTCTCAACTAGGTATTTAGATGTAAGAACTGATATCACCAGGGCCACGAGGGCCCCGGTAACTAAATCGTACGGTTTTGCAGAGCCGGTGAATATTAGGTAAGTCCCCAGGACTAAGAGAAACACGGGCAGCTCTCTCATGCTTCAACCCTCCTTAACTGGATTATCGCGAATGCCAAGAGCACGTTTATCGCCATCCCGATTACGACGGCCGTTATCACTAAGGCCTGAGGTAATGGATCTACAGCGGTCTTCGCGAACGTTGCTACGGATTCTCCAGATGGAAGAATAGGTGGCTTGCCGTTGATTCTATATCCCAAAGCCACGACGAAGGCGTTTGCTGAATCTCCAAGTATCGTTAGGGAGATCAACTTCTTCACGAGATCTTTCCTCGCGGTAACGCCATAAATACCCACTATCATCGTGAGCACTAGAGAAACTATCGCCACTCCCCAGAGGTCAATCATTCCTACCACCTCCTGCCACCGCTAGAATCAAGAACACTGCCGTGAATCCAGCCCCTACGGCCAAGAACTCGAATATGTTGTACCATAGAAGGGATCCTCCAAGGAGCGTTCCCAGGAACTCGCTCGGAAAGTACGGCTGGTTTTGAACTGCGTAGCCTCCAAAGGTGAGTGGAATAAGTGCGAGGATTACAATTCCCGTGAGGCCGAGGATTCTAACTAGCACGGCCCTCTCCAAAGTTATCCCAATTTTCCTGAGGGATGCTAGCGAGACAGCTCCGATAACTAGGAGTGGAGCAACTGCTAACGTTGACCCTCCTTGGAAGCCTCCTCCTGGGGTGAGCTGTCCGTGGAGTGCGAGTGAGGCTGCGACGGTTACTATCAAGACTGCCGTAACCTTGGTGACAACTTTAACGGGCAGTGGAAACTCTTCCCAGGAGGGATATTTAAGCTTCAGCTCCCTAAATATTGCCAAGCCCCCCATTATCGCCAAGAAGAACACCGCTGTCTCAAATATAGTGTCCAGACCACGGTAGTCCCATAAGATCGAAGTAACGACCTCCGGGCTCCTAACTGAAGTCAGGCTGTCCTTAAGGTAGAACTCACCAAGGGAGTGGATGGAGCTCGGGGCCGAGATGGGATTGAGGTAGGTAACGATGAATGGAATTAAGATGAGTATAATCCCGAATATCAGCCTCTTCATTTCAGCTCACCTCGTACCTTCCAGTTTTCATGATCACGAATACCAAGAGGGCCGTGTATATTCCTACCGAGATGGCAACGTAGGCTAGAACTATGTCAGGGGCCATCAGGAGGTAGAATATTCCGGCATAGGCTATGGCCTGGAGAGCAGAGAAGCCCACGGCCTTTATGAGATCCCTCTCCGTTACGGCAAGGTATGCCATAATGAGACCAACTAGGGAGAAGAAAGCCAAAAGCGGTATCATTTCTCCTCACCCCTTAGATGGTCAAAGTGAAAGTTCCCTTCGACTCCTGAGCGGTGGGCGGCATAGGCTAGTGCTGTACTGCCTGCAGGTGCAACTAACAAGATTATTAAGGCCGTTATGAAGCTCGCCCCAGCTATAGCGAACCTCCCGGGTAGGCTAGGCATGTCTAAGGCCGCCAATGCAACGCCGATTAGCGGGACGACCGCGCCGCCCACTGTGCCCACAGTGGCGGCGTGTAACCTTAGGTAGAAGTTCTTGAATCTCAGCATGCCTATTCCCGCTAAGAGGTCGCAGAGAGCACCGATGATCATGAGGGCCGCACCAATGTAGAGCAGGATCATACTCTCACCTCCCTCAGGAGGTACCTCGAGACGTAGATATCAAGGAGGTAGGACCAGAGGGCTAAGACGATAGCCCCAGAAATCAGGTAGGGAGACTTGAAGTATAAGGAGAGTATTCCCATGAACGCCGCCAGATCGTAACCTATGCAGTCTATTGCGAGAACTATATCCGGAATTGTGGGCCCCTTAACGGCCCTTACTAGGTACATAACTATCGCAAGGGAGAATATCGGGACTATCAGTTTTACAACGCTCTCAATCATTTTTCTCCCTCCTAACGACCTTTAAGGCCTTCCACTCTCCCGATATGGCTCTCTCGATTACCTTCCTGTCTTTATCAGGTAGTTCGTTAAGGTTTAGGGCCGGGAGTGTTTCGGGAGTAACTTCTCCCATCTCGAGGATTTTCCTTGCAGTGGGCTCGCTTACTTCCCCAATTTCCTCCATGACAAGCATGTCCCCCGCGAAGTGGGAGGTTACCTTTGAGAGGTAGATGTCGCTAAGGTACCTCAACCTTAACAAGACCCACGTGCCTCCTTTCGTACTCATCCCTAATCCTCCAGTACTCTTTTTCTAAGAACTGCATCGCGAATCTGATCCTACAATCCCTCTCCTTTTTCAGGAACCCCTGAATTAGAGAGTGCAGAGTTTCCCTCGGATTTTCACTTTTCTCGGCCTCTTCCACCATCCTCAGAAATTCTTCGAGGACTAGTTTCCTGTCGAAGTAGCCAATAACTCTCCTGAGCTCCTCCCTTAATGTCAGGTATATCCTCTCGTTCACGGGCCTGACGGGGAGCCTGAAGGGAACTCCCTCTTCTCTCCCGGGTGGAGAAGCTGTCCATCTTTCCCCTTTCATCTTCTTCTCCTTGATTCCTAGAAGGAGAGAGAGACCGTAGAGTATCTCCTCCGGGCTTGGAGGACATCCAGGGATATACAAGTCTGGCTTCGTTCCATATTCCTGCAGGAGAACTTCAATTCCACCAGTTCTCAGCCTGTCCCTTCCTCTATCCTTGGTGGGATTGTATATCGGGTAGCCGTTGTAGAATATTCCCCCGCTTGAGGCGCAGGTTCCTATGGCGACCACTATCCTGGGCTTTGGAGGCATTGCCTCGTACACTGCTTTGACTGCATAGTACGTCTGCCTGGTGAGGGGGCCAGAGACTAATAAGGCATCTGCATGCCTTGGACTCCCAACGAGCTTTATTCCAAACCTCTCGACGTCATAGTAAGGTGTCAAAACATCAAGTATCTCTATATCGCACCCGTTACAACTACCGCTGTCCACGTGAAATACCCATACCGACTTATACTTCATTCCCACCACCCCTCACCCTATCAACTTCCTCCCTCATCCTGCACTCCCTGCAGAGTAGAACCCTCTCGAGAAGAGATGATTCGTCGAATATTTCCTTGGGTAAAATCTGAAGCATTTTGTAAATCTGCCTCTCGGTGAACTCCTCGTACCTTCCACAGCGAGGACATCTGTATAGGTCGTGCTCTACAACCTCTATCAAGTCTTCCTTGTTGTCCGTGGCTATCTCGAACCTTGTAGTTTCCTCCATGGCCTCGGTTGGACAGACCTCAACGCAACGATGACACCTTATGCACCTCGCGGCGTTGAAGACTATCCTCTTCTTTCCGTTCTCAAAGTCCCACTCTATACTGAGAGCATCTGGAGGACAAGCTCGGACGCAAGCACCGCATCCTATGCACAGTTCGGGATTTATGTGTGGAATTCCCCTGTACTCAGGTGGCTTTTCTGTGTCCGTGAACGGGTAAGTTACCGTTACAGGAACTCCCTGCCTGAGATCTTTCCTCTTCCAAGAAGAGAATATCAACTCATTTCCCTCCCCTTCTTTATGGAAAGCTCGTTAAACTCGCTCTCCGTGAGAACCCTAACCTTGCCCGTCTCAGCATCAACTATCTGAACCCTCTCCGTGCATGAGTAGCATGGATCTATGCTGGCTATTATCAGCGGGGCATCTGCAACACTGTAGCCCTTTAGCATCTCCGGGACAGCCGGTAGGTTGTTGTACGTCGGCGCCCTAACCTTCCACCTGTAGACCTTGTTCTTCTCTCCCGTCATGACGTAGTGAACGACTTCACCGCGGTGAGCCTCGGTGTATCCAAGGCCCTCCTCATATTCTGGTATCTTGCCCACGGGCGTGAAAATATCTCCTCCTGGAAGCTGATCCACAGCCTGTTCGATTATCCAGATGCTCTCTAAAACCTCGTCAAGCCTAACGAGGATTCTTGCTAGGACATCACCCTCCTTATAAACGGGAACCTTCCAGTCAAGCTCATTGTAAACGAGAACGTTGTGATCCCTTCTCGTATCTATATTCCTCCCGGAAGCCCTCGCCGTAGGCCCCAGAACTGAATAGGCCTTTGCCACCTTGTAGGGTAGAATGCCAACTCCTTCTGCTCTCTTAAGGAGAGTTCTCGTGTTCGTTACAATCTCGTAGAACTTCTCGACATCCTTCCTGAGCTCTTTGACTGTTTCAAGTATCAGCTCCTTTCTGTACTCAAGGATGTCCCTCCTCACACCACCAACGATGTTCATTCCGTAGGTCTTCCTGTTTCCGGTAAGCCTCTCTGCCAGCCACATTACCCTCTCCCTTATCCTCCACGCGTACATGAAGCCCGTGTCGAAGCCAGCTAAGTGCGCAGCAACACCAGCCCACAGGAGGTGGCTGTGAATCCTCTCGATCTCGAGCAGGATGACCCTTATGTACTGGGCCCTCTCAGGAACCTCAACTCCAGCAAGGTTTTCTATCGCCATCGCATAGCTTACCGAGTGCTGGAAGCCGCAGATGCCACAGATCCTTTCCGCTATGAAGAATATCTGGTTGTAAGTTAGCCTACCTTCTCCTATCTTCTCTATCCCCCTGTGGGAGTAGAAGCCCCTATAGTCAACGTCCACTATCTCCTCTCCCCTGACGAAGAGCCTAAAGTGGGCCGGCTCGTCGAGGGCCATATGATATGGGCCTATAGGAACTAAGCTCGTATCTGGTGGACCTTCCCTATAGGCGCACTTCGGAGCTCCCATGGGGGAGTAGGAGTAATCCATGTCCTTTCTCAAGGGATATACTCCTTCAGGCCAGTCTTCGGGGAGTATTAGCCTCCTTAAATCGGGATGACCCCTCGGCTTTAGGCCAAGAAGATCGTGAACCTCCCTCTCGGCCCATAAAGCGGCTGGAACCTTTGAGGCTACTGATGGAAATTCAGGGTTTTCAGGGTCGAGGTAGGCCTTGAGCATTATCCAGAACTCCTCGCCCGTCTCATGATTAACAACGCTTATCACGGGCATGTAGACAAAACCACCGCTTATTGGCCTCTCATCGGTTCCAACACCCATGGAGTAGTGAGCCTCTTTAGCCTGGGGATGCCACTGCCAGTACTTAACCATCTCGGGAAGGGCCTCCTTTTTAACCACGTAAAGGATCTGATTCTTTGCCGGCGTTTTCTTCTCTAAGATGTGATCTTTGAACTTCGTCTCAAACTCTTCAATCACGCGAACCACCCCACTATGAACGCAATGATTGCCAGGAAGAACACGCGAACGTTCATCGAGACTATCTGGTCGATCCTAAGCCTAGCACTCGTCGCTTCAATGAGGGCAAACACCGAGTATATTACCGCAGAAACTACGAACTGAACAAGGAGCACAACTGGCCAGCTCACACCAAGGAGGAACCTGTAGGTTAGGATTGATGCCAAAAGCCACGTTAAGGCGAACCTCTTAATTAGGAGGGCATAAAGTGAGACCCCAAGAAGCTTTCCGCTGTACTCGACGAATATCCCTCCGGCTATCTCGGTTTCGGCCTCGGCGACGTCAAACGGGACGAACGAGCCCTCAACGTACACTGAGTACAGCAAGAAGAGCACCCCTAGAAGCGAGAGTGGACTCAATGGAGATGACAATATATCGCTCATCTTCAGGCTTCCGGCGCTGGCGGAGAGCATGGCGAGGGCCACTGCAAGTATCGGTTCCGTACTGAGGATGAGCATCATCTCCCTATGAGCTCCTATATGAGAGAAGGCGCTCCTAACTGAGAACGCCCCAAGCATGAAGAACACGCTGACCATCGCGAGGGCGTAGATAAAAGCTACTACGTCCCAGCTGAAGCTCACCCAGAACTTGCCGAAGGGTAGGACGCTGACTGAAGCTAGGGCAGAAGCTAAGGCCAAGTAAGGGGCAATTACAAAGAGCTTATTCTTCGTTGGAATCCTGGGCTGGAGGGAGAGTAGCTTAGCTATGTCGTAGTACGTCTGAACTATTGGGGGACCAACCCTAAACTGAACCCTCGCCTTTATCTTCCTCGCTATGCCGTCGAATAGGGGAGAGATAAGGAGGGAGAGCGCTACGCCCAGCATTTCACCACCCCACAAGCAGTACAATAACTCCAGCAAGGATGATCATGCCCAAAACCATCGTAACTTCCATAGTCACGCTGAAGTCCCTGAGAACTATCGTCAGGGAGGTGAGGAACCTGACGACGGGCATTATAATTGCTTCATCAATGTACTCCTCAAAGTACTTGGAGATCCACCAATATGCCGATGCCATAGCATCAATTAAGGCAGAGCCAGCCTTCCTAAGGTAGCTCGAGAGCGAGTAGAGGGCACCAATCTTCTCCTCGTACTGGTGGTAATAGGAAGAGGCCTTCAGCCTAAACCTTTCCTCGGGGAAACCTGAGGCCCCACAGTTCCAGGGCTTGGCTTCAACCCCATTGAAGGGAACCGCCACTAAAACACCGACCGCAAGCACCGCAAGCATTAGCAGGAACATGGGAGAGGAGAAGTACGAGTAGGGGTTTACCCCTGGGGTCAAGGGGAAGAGTCCCAAGAGCAGACAGAGGATCGAAGGTATACCCTGACCAACCACCATCGAGACTGGAACTTCGCTTCCCTCAGATTCCCCTCCCAGGAACGCTGAGGAGTAGAACTTAATGAAGGATGCCAGCGTTGCGGCGCTTATGAAGAACGCAAAGGCGGTCGCCAACTGTAGCACCGGATCGCCCGAAGAGTAGCCGGCCTCATAGAGAAGTAACTTGCTTAAGAAGCCGTTAAACGGGGGAACGCCTGAAATCGCTAGTGAGGATAGGAGGGCGAATGTTCCCGTGTATGGCATCGCCTTAAACAGACCACCAAGCTTGTCTAGATCTACAGTCCCCTTTGAGTACTCGAAGGCCCCAGCCGTAAGGAACAGGGAGCCTTTGAAGAGGGAGTGATTCAGGGCATGGAAGAGGCCAGCGGCCAATGCCAAGTAGCCAACTTTACTGGGAATTAGGTAGATGCCAATTCCTATGCCGAGCCACATGTAGCCCATCTGGCCAATGCTGTGGTAAGCAAGTAGCCTCTTCGCGTTTTTCTGCTTCAGAGCGAAAAGGGTTCCAATGGTTAGGCTTAATGCCCCCAGGATTGCAACGACTAGCCCCAGCTCCCTGCTTGGATTAAACGTTAGGTAAGCCTTAACGAGAGCAAAGAGGGCAACTTTTTCCATGGCTCCCGCAAAGAGTGAGGAAACATTACTTGGGGCACTGTCGTAGGTTTCCGCAACCCAAAAGTGCAGTGGGACTATTCCTGACTTAGCCATGGCCGCTATCATTACAAGCAGGAAGGGAAGATTGCCCC
It encodes:
- a CDS encoding DUF424 domain-containing protein is translated as MSGKMYVKVYRVQGEILVAACDEELLGKTFREGELKLEVKERFYKGELMDVEELGRLLEEATIANLTGERVVSKAIELGYIDETRVLRIQGVPHAQMAKMLF
- a CDS encoding ferritin family protein; protein product: MLAEKPFLLSRNKPLSKREIAQALRWAIEAELDAISFYEQLAELIEDEKIRHVFYDVANEEKEHVGEFLALLLEIDPELAEYIKKGFREVEEETGIKAKL
- a CDS encoding ferritin family protein is translated as MNELEALGLALEVEKNELELYLNLARKVKDKKAKNMFLFLAGQEFEHLKSFEEKFLEFAIEECKLPAVDKELLKKLIINVKGVESEVEALKIAMEQEKLTWEFYENAAKSAEKESVRRVFEELAKAEEEHYELLKAQYDSVMKTGIWMDYQDFNLEVE
- a CDS encoding hydrogenase 3 maturation endopeptidase HyCI, which produces MEDLREAIKKAERIVICGIGNELRSDDAFGVLFAERLKEKVRNENVLILNCGAVPESFLGKIIEFNPDLIIFVDAVHFNGKPGELIIADPEGTLGDAISTHGMPLKILMKFIKEHINAKAILIGCQPKSLEIFGKVSKEVGEALEKLLSLFCEVL
- the mobA gene encoding molybdenum cofactor guanylyltransferase MobA: MIGAVLAGGRARRFGEDKLLFKINGKPLILYAIERLEESRLIDEIVIVASKFNAEKLRTLGYSVVVDELMVGPISGIFTALSLGDAFVVGGDMPSLIPEFIDYIIEQFNNSGKIACVPRWSNGYLEPLHSAYAQEFRDILGKRINEGRYKLYDAITSSNVCYINIEALPQEWQVSFFNVNKKEDLKNLAK
- a CDS encoding nucleotidyltransferase; translation: MKEEIVKRILEVYGDNVLSIVFYGGHLKGLIDEIDVLVILREHEDPVKVNRLAEFITKVKDPVERELGIKLAFELYTLEEMENFHASLLDILKCHEVAYDPEGYFRRLAEEVRDPYKNLKRMKYLTTIEVVRG
- a CDS encoding proton-conducting transporter transmembrane domain-containing protein, encoding MNPIPLAVLTPIAFAFTLPLIGKLSKSVAKAYAVLGTFLTMLFTFEVFKSSEGGPLTYTFGGWRAPIGIVYEVDTMSAFLGLVTSTLLFLIAIYSLEYIKSGEVWYFTLYLGLEAGLIGVLYTGDLFNLFVMLEVTSVAAYALVMFNRDPQSLRAGLKYAFIGAIGTTLYFIAMGLLYRTYGTLNMAQLAEIVHSSDVVNASLAILLLATWAFLIKAAIFPNHFWLPDAHPAAPSPISAVLSGLVVNVGIYSIARLYFTLYSGLPEVKSLGTLLIILGAISAFLGAIMMNVHSDIKRIIAYSTIMHMGYLSMALGIGSSLALASAVFHTFNHAIAKSLLFLSAGIMIQIGGSRDLRDLAGIGRTNPLAMFSFAVAALSLAGIPPLNVFSSKVMLFTAFLDWNPALAGVLVVTSIMSLVAYVKMMRVLWLGCGKKESVGMPVMTGVVVAISIAVIVLGLVGPWIFKGIALPAVAQGWESYVAGGLGG
- a CDS encoding Na+/H+ antiporter subunit E; protein product: MRELPVFLLVLGTYLIFTGSAKPYDLVTGALVALVISVLTSKYLVERPGKALNPLRWLWALIYFLWYMIVAEVKAHINVIVRIFTGNVKPAIVKVPVNLSSDYSKMLVANSITNTPGTVVVDVDGEYLYVNWIYATTDRPEEVRERISKEFEKFASKIFE
- a CDS encoding sodium:proton antiporter — its product is MIDLWGVAIVSLVLTMIVGIYGVTARKDLVKKLISLTILGDSANAFVVALGYRINGKPPILPSGESVATFAKTAVDPLPQALVITAVVIGMAINVLLAFAIIQLRRVEA
- a CDS encoding MnhB domain-containing protein, producing the protein MKRLIFGIILILIPFIVTYLNPISAPSSIHSLGEFYLKDSLTSVRSPEVVTSILWDYRGLDTIFETAVFFLAIMGGLAIFRELKLKYPSWEEFPLPVKVVTKVTAVLIVTVAASLALHGQLTPGGGFQGGSTLAVAPLLVIGAVSLASLRKIGITLERAVLVRILGLTGIVILALIPLTFGGYAVQNQPYFPSEFLGTLLGGSLLWYNIFEFLAVGAGFTAVFLILAVAGGGRND
- a CDS encoding hydrogenase subunit MbhD domain-containing protein, whose translation is MIPLLAFFSLVGLIMAYLAVTERDLIKAVGFSALQAIAYAGIFYLLMAPDIVLAYVAISVGIYTALLVFVIMKTGRYEVS